A part of Planctomycetota bacterium genomic DNA contains:
- a CDS encoding sugar ABC transporter permease — protein MSRTGFCRLLVTPAVVWLAAVGIGPLLFALWAAVHRYSPDPSVPPEFCGAGNLTALLGDPQFRRSLAVTALVAALAVPLELAGGLAAALALHRLSRARGLVLTALLVPAAVAPLVAGIAWWMLFNARFGPVNAVLEAVGLPAVEWTIRMPWALLAIVTAVVWQALPLAIVVLLGGLQSLPPSLVEAARLEGAGPWALFRHVTLPHLKPFLAAAGLLGLIDVARLYEIPWYLTQGGPGHETVLTGIYLYKLAFSYGADTGRASVLSLLLAGALTAVSLVYVRLASGERRGKGAARA, from the coding sequence ATGAGCCGGACGGGATTTTGCCGGCTTCTGGTGACGCCCGCCGTCGTCTGGCTGGCGGCGGTCGGGATCGGGCCCCTCCTTTTCGCCCTCTGGGCGGCCGTGCACCGCTACTCGCCGGATCCCTCCGTGCCTCCCGAATTCTGCGGCGCCGGCAACCTGACGGCGCTCCTCGGGGATCCTCAGTTCCGCCGGTCCCTGGCCGTCACGGCGCTCGTGGCGGCGCTGGCGGTGCCTCTGGAGCTGGCCGGCGGGCTGGCGGCGGCGCTCGCGCTTCACCGCCTGAGCCGCGCGCGCGGCCTCGTGCTGACGGCCCTTCTGGTCCCCGCGGCGGTGGCGCCTCTGGTGGCCGGAATCGCCTGGTGGATGCTCTTCAACGCCCGCTTCGGACCCGTCAACGCCGTTCTGGAGGCCGTGGGTCTGCCCGCGGTGGAGTGGACGATCCGCATGCCCTGGGCGCTTCTGGCGATCGTGACGGCGGTGGTGTGGCAGGCGCTTCCCCTGGCGATCGTGGTGCTTCTCGGCGGGCTCCAGAGCCTTCCTCCGTCGCTCGTGGAAGCCGCGCGCCTGGAAGGGGCCGGCCCGTGGGCGCTCTTCCGGCACGTGACGCTCCCGCATCTGAAGCCCTTTCTGGCGGCCGCGGGACTTCTGGGGCTGATCGACGTGGCGCGGCTCTACGAAATCCCCTGGTACCTCACGCAGGGAGGACCCGGCCATGAAACGGTCCTGACGGGCATCTACCTCTACAAGCTCGCCTTCAGCTACGGGGCCGACACCGGGCGGGCGTCCGTGCTTTCGCTCCTCCTGGCGGGGGCGCTGACGGCCGTCTCGCTGGTCTACGTGCGCCTGGCGTCCGGGGAGCGCCGGGGGAAAGGAGCCGCCCGTGCGTGA
- a CDS encoding carbohydrate ABC transporter permease: MARAAVLAAAVGFALAPVYWIVLTAFRPREEIFRHPAALAPTALTLEPVRHVWLGSQTNEPILPFLGTSLLVSAAGAALATAVGTLAAYGLGRSGAASGRLSLWILSQRFLPPVALIVPLFVLFRDLGLFDTHAGLILLYTAFNIPMAVWLMLGFVEALPAEAEEAALLDGASRAQAFLRVALPLLRPGLAVTGIFTFLFAWNEYLCAYQLTADRAATVTVYLPRLRSAVAELYGEIAAAALLSVLPALIFAGVLQRHLARGLTLGGDRER, encoded by the coding sequence ATGGCGCGCGCGGCGGTGCTGGCGGCGGCGGTGGGGTTCGCGCTGGCCCCGGTCTACTGGATCGTTCTGACGGCCTTCCGGCCGCGCGAGGAGATCTTCCGGCATCCGGCGGCGCTGGCGCCCACGGCGCTCACGCTGGAGCCCGTGCGGCACGTCTGGCTCGGGTCGCAGACGAACGAGCCGATTCTCCCGTTCCTGGGGACGAGCCTTCTCGTGTCCGCGGCGGGGGCGGCCCTGGCGACGGCGGTGGGAACCCTGGCGGCGTACGGTTTGGGGCGCTCGGGCGCGGCGTCCGGGAGGCTCTCGCTGTGGATCCTTTCGCAGCGTTTCCTCCCGCCGGTGGCCCTCATCGTCCCTCTTTTCGTTCTCTTCCGGGACCTCGGGCTTTTCGACACGCACGCGGGGCTGATCCTTCTGTACACCGCCTTCAACATCCCGATGGCCGTGTGGCTCATGCTGGGCTTCGTCGAGGCGCTGCCGGCGGAGGCGGAGGAAGCGGCGCTTCTGGACGGGGCGTCGCGCGCCCAGGCCTTCCTGCGGGTGGCGCTGCCCCTGCTTCGTCCCGGCCTGGCCGTCACCGGCATCTTCACCTTCCTTTTCGCCTGGAACGAATACCTCTGCGCCTATCAGCTGACGGCCGACCGCGCGGCGACGGTGACGGTCTATCTGCCGCGCCTGAGGAGCGCGGTGGCCGAGCTGTACGGGGAGATCGCCGCCGCGGCGCTTCTTTCGGTCCTTCCGGCCCTCATCTTCGCGGGGGTCCTCCAGCGCCACCTGGCGCGGGGGCTGACCCTGGGGGGGGATCGCGAGCGATGA
- a CDS encoding glycoside hydrolase family 140 protein: MIALLLWTAALAQDGPSADLSRGDLRVAPNRRFLVHADGSPFFYLGDTAWELFHRLTREEAERYLEDRRRKRFTVVQAVALAELDGLRTPNPYGHRPLVENDPARPDVREGPDNDYWDHVDAVLERARARGIVVGLLPTWGDKVTRAWGVGPVVFNPDNARTYGRWLGERYKDRPNLLWILGGDRNPDPALEVWRALARGLREGDGGRHLMTYHPQGGHTSAAWFHHDDWLDFNMLQSGHNYHVPNDARIEADYRREPPKPCMDGEPRYEDHPAGFKKENGYMGAYDVRQAAYWALFAGAHGHTYGAHPVWQMYAPGRAPVSHVRTVWTEALDLPGAGQMRHVRALLESRPFLSRVPDQSLLAQDPGRGPDHARATRGDGYAFIYLPTGKPVAVALGKISGAEIRAGWFNPRTGTWRAAETVPNSGTHTFRPPTSGPDQDWVLVLDDASRNFPPPGPPE, from the coding sequence ATGATCGCCCTGCTCCTCTGGACCGCCGCCCTCGCCCAGGACGGACCGTCCGCCGACCTCTCCCGCGGCGACCTGCGCGTGGCCCCGAACCGCCGGTTCCTCGTCCACGCGGACGGCTCGCCCTTCTTTTACCTCGGGGACACCGCGTGGGAACTCTTCCACCGCCTCACCCGCGAAGAGGCCGAACGGTACCTCGAGGACCGCCGCCGCAAACGGTTCACCGTCGTTCAGGCCGTGGCGCTCGCCGAGCTCGACGGCCTGCGCACCCCCAACCCCTACGGACACCGGCCCCTCGTCGAGAACGACCCCGCGCGGCCCGACGTCCGCGAAGGACCCGACAACGACTACTGGGATCACGTGGACGCCGTCCTCGAACGGGCCCGCGCCCGCGGCATCGTCGTCGGACTTCTCCCGACGTGGGGAGACAAGGTCACCCGCGCGTGGGGCGTCGGCCCCGTCGTCTTCAACCCCGACAACGCCCGCACGTACGGGCGGTGGCTCGGGGAACGGTACAAGGACCGGCCCAACCTCCTCTGGATCCTCGGCGGCGACCGCAACCCCGATCCGGCGCTCGAGGTCTGGCGCGCCCTGGCCCGCGGCCTGCGCGAGGGCGACGGCGGCCGCCACCTCATGACCTACCACCCCCAGGGGGGCCACACCTCCGCCGCGTGGTTCCACCACGACGACTGGCTGGACTTCAACATGCTTCAGTCCGGCCACAACTACCACGTCCCCAACGACGCCCGCATCGAGGCCGACTATCGCCGAGAACCCCCGAAACCCTGCATGGATGGGGAACCCCGCTACGAGGATCACCCCGCGGGCTTCAAGAAGGAAAACGGCTACATGGGCGCCTACGACGTCCGCCAGGCCGCCTATTGGGCGCTCTTCGCCGGGGCCCACGGCCATACCTACGGCGCCCACCCCGTCTGGCAGATGTACGCCCCGGGACGCGCGCCCGTCAGCCACGTGCGCACCGTGTGGACGGAGGCCCTGGACCTCCCCGGCGCCGGTCAGATGCGCCACGTCCGCGCGCTCCTCGAATCCCGCCCCTTCCTCAGCCGCGTGCCGGACCAGAGCCTGCTGGCCCAGGACCCCGGCCGCGGACCCGACCACGCGCGCGCCACCCGCGGCGACGGATACGCCTTCATCTACCTTCCCACCGGAAAGCCCGTCGCGGTCGCCCTCGGAAAAATCTCCGGCGCCGAGATCCGCGCCGGCTGGTTCAATCCCCGCACGGGCACCTGGCGCGCCGCCGAGACGGTTCCCAACTCCGGAACGCACACCTTCCGGCCTCCCACCTCCGGCCCCGATCAGGACTGGGTCCTCGTTCTCGACGACGCCTCGCGGAACTTCCCTCCCCCGGGACCGCCGGAGTAG
- a CDS encoding DUF1552 domain-containing protein, which yields MSSAISRRQALRGMGALVGLPALESLGFGARAWAASGAGPKPPVRMAFVFFPNGVNTAHWFPKEVGPKFELPWSLEPLAPYRDRLLVLSGLAHAKARANGDGAGDHARSSGTFLTGVQIRKTDGKEIRAGISVDQLAAQKLGEATRLPSLELGCDRGAMAGNCDSGYSCAYSSTISWRTETQPNPKEVNPRQVFVRLFGDPEAVADQRARARQAMYRRSVLDLVLEDARRLSGRLGSADRRKLDEYLESVRDVERRIQAAERQNDRPLPEMEAPEGVPAEFPDYVRLMMDLLVVAFQTDSTRIATFMLGNEGSNRTFPWMEVREGHHSLSHHAGNAEKLEKIRRIDRFYVEQFAYLLKRLSDIREGEGTLLDHSMILYGCAISDGNRHNHNELPILLAGKAGGTLKTGRHVRYPKDTPMCNLFLEMLDRVGVRQERFGDSTGRLPDLV from the coding sequence ATGAGTAGCGCGATCTCGCGGCGTCAGGCGCTTCGGGGCATGGGGGCGCTGGTGGGGCTTCCGGCCCTGGAGTCCCTGGGGTTCGGCGCGCGGGCGTGGGCCGCGTCCGGCGCGGGTCCGAAGCCGCCGGTGCGCATGGCCTTCGTCTTCTTCCCCAACGGCGTCAACACCGCCCATTGGTTTCCCAAGGAAGTCGGCCCGAAGTTCGAGCTGCCCTGGAGCCTGGAGCCGCTGGCGCCTTACCGGGACCGGCTTCTGGTGCTTTCGGGGCTCGCCCACGCCAAGGCGCGCGCCAACGGCGACGGCGCCGGCGACCACGCCCGGTCGTCCGGCACGTTCCTCACGGGCGTGCAGATCCGCAAGACCGACGGCAAGGAGATCCGGGCGGGGATTTCCGTGGATCAGCTGGCCGCTCAGAAGCTGGGCGAGGCGACGCGGCTGCCGTCCCTGGAGCTCGGCTGCGACCGCGGCGCCATGGCCGGAAACTGCGACTCCGGGTACAGCTGCGCCTATTCCTCCACCATTTCCTGGAGAACGGAAACGCAGCCCAACCCCAAGGAGGTGAACCCCCGCCAGGTCTTCGTGCGCCTCTTTGGCGATCCCGAGGCCGTGGCCGACCAGCGGGCGCGCGCCCGGCAGGCGATGTACCGCCGGAGCGTGCTCGACCTGGTGCTCGAGGACGCGCGCCGACTCTCGGGGCGGCTCGGCTCGGCCGACCGGCGCAAGCTCGACGAATATCTCGAGAGCGTGCGGGACGTCGAGCGTCGGATCCAGGCGGCCGAGCGGCAGAACGACCGGCCGCTGCCGGAGATGGAGGCTCCCGAGGGGGTGCCGGCGGAATTCCCGGACTACGTGCGCCTGATGATGGATCTCCTCGTCGTGGCCTTCCAGACCGACAGCACGCGGATCGCCACGTTCATGCTGGGCAACGAGGGCAGCAACCGGACCTTCCCGTGGATGGAGGTGCGCGAGGGGCACCATTCGCTTTCCCACCACGCCGGCAACGCCGAGAAGCTCGAGAAGATCCGCAGGATCGACCGCTTCTACGTCGAGCAGTTCGCCTATCTTCTCAAGAGGCTTTCCGACATCCGCGAGGGCGAGGGGACGCTTCTCGACCACTCGATGATCCTCTACGGGTGCGCGATTTCGGACGGCAACCGGCACAATCACAACGAGCTTCCGATCCTTCTGGCGGGGAAGGCGGGAGGAACGCTCAAGACGGGCCGGCATGTCCGCTATCCGAAGGACACGCCGATGTGCAACCTTTTCCTGGAGATGCTCGACCGCGTGGGCGTTCGCCAGGAGCGCTTCGGCGATTCGACCGGCCGCCTGCCGGATCTCGTTTAG
- a CDS encoding DUF1592 domain-containing protein has translation MIRRALKFRIGRRRRFVAAAIGGVLLAAVAGGAALRAGRGSAPPPAPAQKGPAPVAYETHVRPLLSKYCYSCHGPKKAKANLDLSKFATEASVLSARKLWKRVLDQIQSLQMPPEDSGRPLKPADREVLASWIEAAILRPDPHAPPDPGRVVLRRLNRAEYRNTIRDLLGIELAGSFDPTRDFPSDDVGYGFDTIGDVLSIPPLLLEKYVAAAERILDRAIVTPEQLKPMVRRLEAEALAVTAGGAPDSAHMVLFANGELSAEVDVPKDGRYVLRVRAGGDQAGPEPARMLVRAEDRDLKTFDVTVPRDRMKVYEQKLELRAGKRRLAVAFVNDYYNPSAPKRSERDRNLVVDWLELTGPVLEGPPELPESHKRIFTAQPGAGVSKREAARRVLAPLAERAFRRPVAGEEVERLVSLFDLADAQGESFEAAMKVPLLAVLVSPHFLFRVERDGPAGAPRGVRPLDDWELATRLSYFLWSSMPDEELFALARQGRLRDPKTLDAQVDRMLRDPRARALSENFALQWLQLRRLEIHAPDPKRFPTFNEKLREAMRREVELLFDEIVREDRSVVTLLDADFTYVNEALARHYGIPGVRGDEMRRVALQDPRRGGILMTAGVLTVTSNPTRTSPVKRGKWVLEALLGTPPPPPLPDAGELKDEPEGAERLTVRQRLELHRADPNCAGCHKRMDPIGLGFENYDAIGRWRETEGRLPLDVSGTLVDGTSFNGPVELKKILLRRKDEFVRNLIEKTLTYALGRGVEYYDAPVVKEIQKSMAAQGYRFSALVKGVVRSYPFLHRRTHWGEVKDE, from the coding sequence GTGATTCGTCGCGCTCTGAAGTTCCGGATCGGTCGCCGTCGGCGTTTCGTCGCGGCCGCGATCGGCGGGGTTCTTCTGGCGGCGGTGGCCGGAGGGGCCGCGCTTCGGGCCGGCCGCGGTTCGGCGCCCCCGCCGGCGCCGGCCCAAAAGGGGCCCGCGCCCGTCGCCTACGAGACGCACGTCCGGCCGCTGCTCTCCAAGTACTGCTACTCCTGCCACGGCCCCAAGAAGGCCAAGGCGAACCTGGATCTTTCGAAATTCGCCACCGAGGCGTCGGTCCTTTCCGCCCGCAAGCTCTGGAAGCGGGTGCTCGACCAGATCCAGTCGCTCCAGATGCCGCCCGAGGATTCCGGCCGCCCGCTCAAGCCCGCGGACCGAGAGGTTCTGGCTTCCTGGATCGAGGCGGCGATCCTGCGTCCCGATCCCCACGCGCCGCCCGATCCCGGGCGCGTGGTCCTGCGGCGCCTCAACCGCGCGGAGTACCGGAACACGATCCGCGACCTCCTGGGGATCGAGCTGGCGGGATCGTTCGACCCGACCCGCGATTTCCCCTCCGACGACGTGGGATACGGCTTCGACACGATCGGGGATGTGCTCTCGATCCCCCCGCTGCTTCTGGAAAAGTACGTCGCGGCGGCGGAGCGGATTCTGGACCGCGCGATCGTGACGCCCGAGCAGCTCAAGCCCATGGTCCGGCGGCTGGAGGCGGAGGCGCTGGCGGTCACGGCGGGCGGCGCGCCGGACAGCGCCCACATGGTGCTTTTCGCCAACGGCGAGCTTTCTGCGGAAGTGGACGTGCCCAAGGACGGGCGGTACGTCCTGCGGGTGCGGGCGGGGGGCGATCAGGCGGGTCCGGAGCCGGCGCGGATGCTGGTCCGGGCGGAGGATCGGGATCTCAAGACGTTCGACGTGACCGTCCCGCGCGACCGCATGAAGGTGTACGAGCAGAAGCTGGAGCTCCGGGCGGGCAAGAGACGCCTCGCGGTGGCCTTCGTGAACGACTACTACAATCCCTCCGCGCCCAAGCGGTCCGAACGGGACCGGAATCTCGTCGTCGACTGGCTGGAGCTGACGGGTCCGGTGCTCGAGGGTCCCCCGGAGCTTCCGGAAAGTCACAAGCGGATCTTCACGGCGCAGCCGGGGGCGGGGGTGTCCAAGCGTGAGGCCGCCCGGCGCGTGCTGGCGCCGCTGGCGGAGCGCGCGTTCCGGCGGCCCGTGGCGGGGGAGGAGGTCGAGCGGCTTGTCTCGCTTTTCGACCTGGCGGACGCTCAGGGGGAATCCTTCGAGGCGGCCATGAAGGTGCCGCTCCTGGCGGTGCTCGTGTCGCCGCATTTTCTCTTCCGGGTGGAGCGCGACGGCCCGGCCGGGGCGCCTCGGGGGGTGCGCCCGCTGGACGACTGGGAGCTGGCGACGCGTCTTTCGTATTTTCTGTGGAGCTCGATGCCGGACGAGGAGCTTTTCGCTCTGGCCCGGCAGGGACGCCTGCGGGATCCGAAGACGCTGGACGCCCAGGTGGACCGGATGCTCCGGGACCCGCGGGCGCGGGCGCTCTCGGAGAACTTCGCGCTCCAGTGGCTCCAGCTCCGGCGCCTCGAGATCCACGCTCCGGATCCCAAGCGGTTCCCGACCTTCAACGAGAAGCTCCGCGAGGCCATGCGCCGCGAGGTCGAGCTTCTCTTCGACGAAATCGTGCGCGAGGATCGGAGCGTCGTGACTCTTCTCGACGCGGATTTCACGTACGTCAACGAAGCGCTGGCGCGGCACTACGGGATTCCCGGCGTCCGCGGGGACGAGATGCGGCGCGTGGCGCTCCAGGATCCGCGGCGGGGCGGGATTCTGATGACGGCCGGGGTGCTTACGGTGACGTCGAATCCCACGCGGACGAGTCCGGTCAAGCGGGGCAAGTGGGTGCTGGAGGCTCTTCTGGGGACGCCTCCTCCGCCGCCGCTTCCGGACGCCGGGGAGCTCAAGGACGAGCCGGAGGGGGCGGAGCGCCTGACGGTGCGGCAAAGGCTGGAGCTTCACCGGGCCGACCCCAACTGCGCCGGCTGTCACAAGCGGATGGATCCGATCGGGCTGGGGTTCGAGAACTACGACGCGATCGGCCGCTGGAGGGAGACGGAGGGGCGGCTGCCGCTGGACGTTTCCGGGACGCTCGTGGACGGGACGTCCTTCAACGGGCCCGTGGAGCTCAAGAAGATTCTCTTGCGGCGCAAGGACGAGTTCGTCCGGAACCTGATCGAGAAGACGCTCACCTACGCGCTGGGGCGCGGCGTAGAGTATTACGACGCTCCGGTCGTAAAGGAAATTCAGAAGTCCATGGCGGCGCAGGGGTACCGCTTCTCGGCCCTGGTCAAGGGCGTGGTGCGGAGCTATCCGTTCCTGCACCGCCGGACGCATTGGGGCGAGGTGAAGGATGAGTAG
- a CDS encoding sulfatase-like hydrolase/transferase has protein sequence MPRLWIAAVLWGAASAPAPQDPPPPRPNILWITCEDMSPHLGCYGDPYAVTPNLDRLAAQGVRYTRAFAPSGVCAPARSSLILGMYASSVGTQHMRCRGTLPAEARCFPEYLRRAGYFCTNNVKTDYNFPVPRAAWDESSAQAHWRARPAGRPFFSVFNLTHTHESQVRQSEESYRRRTAEFSPLERHDPARAPLPPYHPDSPEVRRDWARYADMVTLMDREVGRLLKELEEDGRAEDTIVFFFSDHGAGLPRSKRWLYDSSLRVPLIVRFPEKFRSWAPAPPGGTCDRLVSFVDFGPTVLRLAGVPLPASLQGRPFLGPSSGSPREYVYGFRDRMDERTDLLRAVRDGRFKYIRNYLPHRPYAQHISYMYEMPTMKVWRRLHDEGKLSGPARAFFEPKPAEELYDTEADPWEVRNLAGDPAHRETLERLRGALRSWMLEIRDLGFLPEPDLRARFGETPPYEAVRRDPASYPLERLMEAAERASRRDVGEIPELTRLLADGDPAIRWWGATGLGALGPAAAPAREALRTALEDPAPWVRVAAADALAAQGAPDEALGVLERALEDSNEWVRLHAAEALDRMGEKARPALGALRRAAKDSNEYVRRVVDHALGVLR, from the coding sequence ATGCCGCGTCTCTGGATCGCCGCGGTCCTTTGGGGGGCCGCCTCCGCGCCCGCGCCGCAGGATCCTCCGCCGCCGCGCCCCAACATCCTCTGGATCACCTGCGAGGACATGAGCCCCCATCTCGGATGCTACGGGGATCCCTACGCCGTGACGCCGAACCTCGACCGGCTGGCCGCCCAGGGGGTGCGCTATACGCGCGCCTTCGCCCCGAGCGGCGTGTGCGCGCCGGCGCGATCAAGCCTCATTCTGGGAATGTACGCCTCCTCGGTGGGCACTCAGCACATGCGCTGTCGCGGGACGCTTCCCGCGGAGGCCCGGTGCTTTCCGGAGTACCTGCGGCGCGCGGGCTACTTCTGCACCAACAACGTGAAGACCGACTACAACTTTCCGGTCCCCCGGGCCGCCTGGGACGAGTCGAGCGCCCAGGCGCATTGGCGCGCCCGGCCGGCGGGTCGTCCGTTCTTCAGCGTCTTTAACCTCACTCATACCCACGAGTCGCAGGTTCGACAGAGCGAGGAATCCTATCGCCGGCGCACCGCGGAGTTTTCCCCCCTGGAACGGCACGATCCCGCGCGCGCCCCGCTGCCGCCGTATCATCCGGACTCGCCCGAAGTGCGCCGCGACTGGGCCCGGTATGCGGACATGGTGACCCTCATGGACCGCGAGGTGGGCCGCCTCCTGAAAGAACTCGAGGAGGACGGCCGGGCGGAGGACACGATCGTTTTTTTCTTCTCCGATCACGGGGCCGGCCTGCCGCGCTCGAAGCGGTGGCTCTACGATTCGAGCCTCCGGGTGCCGCTTATCGTTCGGTTCCCGGAGAAATTCCGCTCCTGGGCACCGGCCCCGCCGGGAGGGACCTGCGACCGTCTGGTGAGCTTCGTGGACTTCGGTCCGACCGTCCTGCGCCTGGCGGGCGTTCCGTTGCCCGCTTCCCTCCAGGGGCGTCCTTTCCTGGGACCGTCCTCCGGGTCGCCGCGGGAGTACGTGTACGGCTTCCGGGACCGGATGGACGAGCGGACGGACCTCCTGCGGGCGGTCCGCGACGGGCGCTTCAAGTACATCCGGAACTACCTGCCGCATCGGCCGTATGCCCAGCACATCAGCTACATGTACGAAATGCCGACCATGAAGGTCTGGCGGCGGCTGCATGACGAGGGAAAGCTTTCAGGTCCCGCGCGCGCGTTCTTCGAGCCCAAACCCGCCGAGGAGCTTTACGATACGGAGGCGGATCCCTGGGAGGTGCGCAACCTCGCCGGAGACCCGGCCCACCGGGAAACGCTGGAACGGCTTCGGGGAGCGCTTCGGAGCTGGATGCTCGAGATCCGGGATCTGGGGTTTCTCCCGGAGCCCGATCTGCGGGCGCGGTTCGGGGAAACGCCGCCTTACGAGGCGGTGCGGCGCGATCCGGCGTCCTATCCCCTCGAGCGGCTGATGGAGGCCGCCGAGCGCGCGTCGCGCCGGGACGTGGGGGAGATTCCGGAGCTGACGCGCCTGCTGGCGGACGGGGATCCCGCGATTCGCTGGTGGGGGGCCACGGGCCTGGGGGCGCTCGGGCCGGCGGCGGCGCCGGCGCGGGAGGCGCTCCGCACGGCGCTCGAGGATCCCGCTCCGTGGGTGAGGGTGGCGGCGGCGGATGCGCTCGCCGCGCAAGGAGCGCCGGACGAGGCCCTGGGCGTCCTTGAGCGCGCGCTCGAGGATTCCAACGAATGGGTCCGCCTGCACGCGGCGGAGGCGCTCGATCGGATGGGGGAGAAGGCCCGTCCCGCCCTCGGCGCCTTGCGGCGCGCCGCGAAGGACTCCAACGAGTATGTCCGGCGGGTGGTCGACCACGCGCTGGGCGTGCTGCGGTAG
- a CDS encoding peptidylprolyl isomerase, protein MIPKRALLVAAAALAACSERAESPAAAPVAPAPAAPAPASSAEPLRDPRHPEMNRPAPSEFRVRVETSRGPFTVLVVRSWAPRGADRFYNLVRHGFYDDARFFRVIPGFVAQFGIHGDPAVSAAWREAAIADDPPQQSNLRGTVVFATAGPNTRTTQIFINFKDNTRLDRMGFAPFGKVIEGMEVVDALYSGYGEGPPQGIGPRQDLLQKEGNAYLRREFPELDFIKSARVLP, encoded by the coding sequence ATGATCCCGAAGCGGGCGCTCCTCGTCGCCGCGGCCGCGCTGGCGGCCTGCTCCGAGCGGGCGGAGTCCCCGGCCGCCGCCCCGGTCGCTCCCGCGCCGGCGGCGCCCGCGCCGGCCTCCTCGGCGGAGCCCCTTCGCGACCCGCGGCACCCGGAGATGAACCGCCCGGCGCCCTCCGAATTCCGCGTGCGCGTCGAAACCAGCCGGGGGCCGTTCACGGTTCTGGTCGTCCGTTCCTGGGCCCCCCGCGGCGCGGACCGCTTTTACAACCTCGTGCGGCACGGGTTCTACGACGACGCGCGGTTCTTCCGGGTGATCCCGGGCTTCGTCGCCCAGTTCGGCATCCACGGCGATCCCGCCGTCTCGGCCGCCTGGCGCGAGGCGGCGATCGCGGATGACCCGCCCCAGCAGAGCAACCTGCGCGGGACCGTCGTCTTCGCCACCGCCGGCCCCAACACGCGGACCACCCAGATCTTCATCAACTTCAAGGACAACACGCGCCTCGACCGCATGGGCTTCGCTCCCTTCGGGAAGGTGATCGAGGGAATGGAGGTCGTGGACGCGCTTTACTCCGGCTACGGGGAAGGGCCGCCGCAGGGGATCGGCCCGCGGCAGGATCTCCTCCAGAAGGAAGGCAACGCCTATCTCCGCCGGGAGTTCCCGGAGCTCGACTTCATCAAGTCCGCGCGCGTCCTTCCCTGA
- a CDS encoding DUF1080 domain-containing protein: protein MTRRAAHAAAGFLGVLLSACAAAPAPGTAERVLFDGTSLGSWKPTEFGGEGKVRVEDGRIVVEAGVQLSGIHWTGEPLPRTNYELSLEAMKIEGSDIFCGIAFPVGNASCSFVAGGWGGSVTGLSSVDGMNASENETGTYREYEKGRWYRIRLRVTPERIQAWIDEQPVVDLALKDRSISIHPAMEISQPLGLATYMTTSAFRNIRLRRL, encoded by the coding sequence ATGACGCGACGCGCCGCTCATGCCGCCGCCGGTTTCCTGGGAGTCCTCCTTTCGGCCTGCGCCGCGGCTCCCGCGCCGGGGACCGCGGAGCGGGTCCTCTTCGACGGAACCTCGCTCGGCTCGTGGAAGCCCACGGAGTTCGGAGGCGAGGGCAAGGTCCGCGTCGAGGACGGCCGGATCGTGGTGGAGGCGGGGGTGCAGCTTTCCGGCATCCACTGGACGGGCGAGCCCCTTCCCCGCACGAACTATGAGCTGTCCCTCGAGGCGATGAAGATCGAAGGAAGCGACATCTTCTGCGGCATCGCCTTCCCCGTCGGGAACGCCTCCTGCAGCTTCGTGGCGGGCGGCTGGGGCGGCAGCGTCACGGGCCTTTCCAGCGTGGACGGAATGAACGCCTCCGAAAACGAGACGGGGACGTATCGCGAGTACGAGAAAGGCCGCTGGTACCGCATCCGGCTGCGGGTGACGCCCGAGCGGATCCAGGCGTGGATCGACGAGCAGCCCGTGGTGGATCTCGCCCTGAAGGACCGCTCGATCTCGATTCACCCGGCGATGGAGATTTCGCAGCCTCTCGGGCTGGCCACCTACATGACGACCTCGGCGTTCCGGAACATCCGGTTGCGGCGGCTTTAG